A stretch of the Archangium violaceum genome encodes the following:
- a CDS encoding tetratricopeptide repeat protein, whose protein sequence is MNPPTTNWLPGIVVLAVGFVAAALFLLTQRRKGTPAPEAKDGVLEDLERRYQSLIEQLKELAADKHALAPERYEAERSRLEQEAVAALRARDEHQKKRGKDGAGAPAPQTAPVATGFLSPQLKGALWGGGIVLFFATLGYTLVSEQRTRGEEEAATGRVPPGMAANGQQQEDPELTQAMERLRNNPGDLDAAALLSHELIRRQMYEEAERVTLRALALDPFNVELRVHKGVLRAVRGDEAGSEQELMHLVDTYPDAQEALLFLGAIAMRQGDKAKALDAYERFAVEVPSNMHPPPLPAAIQQLRSELGR, encoded by the coding sequence ATGAACCCCCCGACCACCAACTGGCTGCCAGGCATCGTCGTCCTCGCGGTGGGCTTCGTCGCCGCCGCGCTCTTCCTGCTCACCCAACGCCGCAAGGGCACGCCCGCGCCCGAGGCGAAGGACGGGGTGCTCGAGGATCTGGAGCGGCGCTACCAGTCCCTCATCGAGCAGCTCAAGGAGCTGGCGGCGGACAAGCACGCCCTGGCGCCGGAGCGCTACGAGGCGGAGCGGTCGCGGCTGGAGCAGGAGGCCGTGGCGGCGCTGCGCGCCCGGGACGAGCACCAGAAGAAGCGCGGGAAGGACGGAGCGGGAGCCCCCGCGCCCCAGACGGCGCCCGTGGCGACGGGCTTCCTGTCGCCGCAGCTCAAGGGCGCGCTGTGGGGCGGCGGCATCGTGCTGTTCTTCGCCACCCTGGGCTACACGCTGGTGTCCGAGCAGCGCACGCGCGGCGAGGAGGAGGCCGCGACGGGCCGGGTGCCTCCGGGCATGGCGGCCAACGGGCAGCAGCAGGAGGACCCGGAGCTGACCCAGGCGATGGAGCGGCTGAGGAACAACCCGGGGGACCTGGACGCGGCGGCGCTGCTGAGCCACGAGCTCATCCGGCGGCAGATGTACGAGGAGGCGGAGCGCGTGACGCTGCGCGCGCTGGCGCTGGACCCGTTCAACGTGGAGCTGCGGGTGCACAAGGGCGTGCTGCGGGCGGTGCGCGGTGACGAGGCCGGCTCGGAGCAGGAGCTGATGCATCTGGTGGACACGTACCCGGACGCGCAGGAGGCGCTGCTCTTCCTGGGCGCCATCGCGATGCGCCAGGGCGACAAGGCGAAGGCGCTGGATGCCTACGAGCGCTTCGCCGTGGAGGTGCCCTCCAACATGCATCCGCCGCCGCTGCCCGCGGCCATCCAGCAGCTGCGCAGCGAGCTGGGTAGGTAG
- a CDS encoding MerR family transcriptional regulator, producing MSGLLYAIGEVSRITGVSVKALRLYQEKGLLEPSRVDPSSGYRYYTERDIAQAHTLRALRDLRLSMEEIRGVLAELDQGASLAEQLGRVRARLAEEAASAQRAVLALDTLLRHQARAEAYLRAPPPLVERWLPSVRAAVHRARGRYSDAAVVFPRLLAACGPHVAGAPFCLFHEAEYREDDADISWCVPLAPGARPEGVHVEELPEVQAATLVHTGPPDSVGPSWARLFAHLHARERAPAVPLRETYLRVGATDAAPASSWLTELALSWEENGSRGTP from the coding sequence GTGAGTGGATTGCTGTACGCCATCGGAGAGGTGTCGCGCATCACCGGCGTGAGCGTGAAGGCGCTGCGCCTCTACCAGGAGAAGGGGCTGCTCGAGCCCTCGCGCGTGGACCCCTCCTCCGGCTACCGCTACTACACCGAGCGCGACATCGCCCAGGCCCACACCCTGCGCGCGCTGCGCGACCTGCGGCTCTCGATGGAGGAGATTCGCGGGGTGCTTGCGGAGCTGGACCAGGGCGCCTCGCTCGCCGAGCAACTGGGGCGGGTACGCGCCCGGCTCGCCGAGGAAGCGGCCAGCGCGCAGCGGGCGGTGTTGGCCCTGGACACGCTGCTGCGGCACCAGGCCCGGGCGGAGGCCTACCTGCGCGCGCCCCCGCCACTCGTGGAGCGGTGGCTGCCATCGGTCCGCGCCGCCGTGCACCGCGCCCGGGGGCGCTACTCGGACGCGGCGGTGGTCTTCCCACGGCTGCTGGCCGCGTGCGGCCCCCACGTGGCCGGTGCTCCCTTCTGCCTCTTCCACGAGGCGGAGTACCGCGAGGACGACGCGGACATCTCTTGGTGCGTGCCCCTGGCGCCCGGGGCACGCCCGGAGGGCGTCCACGTGGAGGAGCTGCCAGAGGTGCAGGCGGCCACGCTCGTTCATACCGGACCGCCCGACTCGGTGGGCCCCTCCTGGGCGCGCCTCTTCGCCCACCTCCATGCCCGGGAGCGAGCCCCGGCCGTTCCCCTGCGCGAGACGTACCTGCGCGTGGGCGCGACGGACGCGGCGCCCGCCTCCTCGTGGCTGACCGAACTCGCGCTGTCCTGGGAGGAGAACGGGAGCCGGGGCACTCCCTGA
- a CDS encoding alpha/beta fold hydrolase yields MAVALGALVLLVGVAVGAWWWMGRALFQPGTVEQTLAARGETLEVPPGQRADASEWQVAPGVRLHHMAVGEGRDVVVVHGGPGLPPAAPWRAAVLTGDTLRWHFYDQRGCGASSRPLTHAPTGGTWQAMREVEARLGLAAQLADLERIRRLLGRERLTLVGHSFGALVAALYAAEWPERVEALVLVAPAPLVTMPAGDGDLFTQVRARLDAEGQRALEVWMEHTFDLPARLKDDEARLAEHFAGFGPLYAQAMRRERPGARPPGSGAPGGFLSLGLYLSLGRHHDWSDWLRRVRAPTLVIHGAEDLQPRSATARVVQALPHARLVELAGSGHFPFEEQPGAFAATLRAFLAEVER; encoded by the coding sequence ATGGCGGTAGCGCTTGGAGCACTCGTCTTGCTGGTGGGCGTGGCGGTGGGCGCGTGGTGGTGGATGGGGCGCGCGCTCTTCCAGCCGGGCACCGTGGAGCAGACGCTGGCCGCGCGCGGCGAGACACTGGAGGTTCCCCCCGGACAGCGGGCCGACGCCTCGGAATGGCAGGTGGCGCCGGGCGTGCGGCTTCACCACATGGCCGTGGGCGAAGGAAGGGATGTCGTCGTCGTGCACGGCGGCCCGGGCCTGCCTCCAGCAGCGCCGTGGCGCGCGGCCGTCCTCACCGGCGACACCCTGCGCTGGCACTTCTACGACCAACGCGGCTGTGGTGCCTCCTCGCGGCCGCTCACCCACGCTCCAACGGGTGGAACGTGGCAGGCCATGCGGGAGGTGGAGGCACGACTGGGACTTGCCGCTCAACTGGCGGACCTCGAGCGCATCCGACGTCTGCTCGGACGTGAGCGCCTCACGCTGGTGGGGCACTCCTTCGGAGCCCTGGTGGCCGCGCTCTACGCGGCGGAGTGGCCAGAGCGGGTGGAGGCCCTCGTGCTAGTGGCGCCCGCGCCGCTGGTGACGATGCCCGCTGGCGACGGCGACCTCTTCACTCAGGTGCGGGCCCGACTGGACGCGGAAGGACAGCGCGCGCTGGAGGTGTGGATGGAGCACACCTTCGACCTCCCCGCGCGCCTGAAGGACGACGAGGCTCGTCTCGCCGAGCACTTCGCGGGCTTTGGACCTCTCTACGCCCAGGCCATGCGGCGGGAGCGTCCCGGAGCACGGCCGCCCGGCTCCGGCGCTCCCGGAGGCTTTCTCTCCCTGGGGCTCTACCTGAGCCTGGGACGGCACCACGACTGGAGCGACTGGCTGCGCCGGGTGCGCGCGCCCACCCTCGTCATCCACGGAGCCGAGGACCTTCAGCCGCGTTCCGCCACCGCTCGCGTGGTACAAGCCCTGCCCCACGCGCGGCTGGTGGAACTGGCGGGCAGCGGGCACTTCCCCTTCGAGGAGCAGCCCGGGGCCTTCGCGGCCACGCTGCGCGCCTTCCTCGCGGAGGTGGAGCGGTGA
- a CDS encoding biotin/lipoyl-containing protein: MALRDIMISGFDEGVTVATIVRWHVKSFDTVQEGQVLAAVMAGQTPITVSSPWAGRILVTHGREAEQVKVHQPLVTMDVEQSVPARDTAYRSHVHGPPSFATQFDRLPGGS; the protein is encoded by the coding sequence ATGGCACTGCGCGACATCATGATCTCCGGCTTCGACGAAGGCGTGACGGTGGCCACGATCGTCAGGTGGCACGTGAAGTCCTTCGACACGGTCCAGGAGGGCCAGGTGCTCGCCGCGGTCATGGCGGGTCAGACCCCCATCACGGTGTCCAGCCCATGGGCCGGTCGCATCCTCGTGACACACGGCAGGGAGGCGGAGCAGGTCAAGGTCCACCAGCCACTCGTGACGATGGACGTCGAACAGAGCGTGCCCGCGCGGGACACCGCGTATCGGTCCCACGTCCACGGCCCACCCTCCTTCGCGACCCAGTTCGACCGTCTGCCCGGCGGATCCTGA
- a CDS encoding DNA alkylation repair protein, which produces MAESLKTFFDPSLVRRIATMLRTAHPSLPERRFIAEASEGLDALELMDRARHIMRAMHRALPEDFEHAARILQDSLGPPLERTEGHGMSVFLYLPHVLYVAEHGLAHFEPAMRLQHALTQRFTAEFCIRPYLERHPRETLARLREWAADENVHVRRLVSEGTRPRLPWASRLRAFQADPRPVLALLELLKDDPELYVRRSVANNLNDIGKDHPVLLVETCERWSKGASPERQWIIRHALRSAVKRGEPRALALLGFEGPAALEVTATFDPSRVRLGQSVQVRLHVTNTSLERQKAVVDLAVHFVKANGASRPKVFKGRTVDLAPGASATLEKTVSLADLTTRQHYKGAHRVDVLVNGAANPVGAFDVS; this is translated from the coding sequence ATGGCCGAATCCCTCAAGACCTTCTTCGACCCGAGTCTCGTGCGGCGCATCGCCACCATGCTGCGCACCGCTCACCCCTCGCTCCCCGAGCGCCGCTTCATCGCCGAGGCCTCCGAAGGGCTGGACGCCCTCGAGCTGATGGATCGCGCACGCCACATCATGCGCGCCATGCATCGCGCGCTCCCCGAGGACTTCGAGCACGCGGCGCGCATCCTCCAGGACTCGCTCGGGCCGCCGCTGGAGCGCACCGAGGGCCACGGGATGTCCGTGTTCCTCTACCTGCCCCACGTGCTCTACGTGGCCGAGCATGGGCTGGCGCACTTCGAGCCCGCCATGCGCCTGCAGCACGCGCTCACCCAACGCTTCACCGCCGAGTTCTGCATCCGCCCCTACCTGGAGCGCCACCCGCGAGAGACGCTCGCGCGCCTGCGTGAGTGGGCGGCCGATGAGAACGTGCACGTGCGGCGCCTCGTCTCCGAGGGCACCCGGCCCCGCCTGCCCTGGGCCTCCAGGCTCCGCGCCTTCCAGGCGGATCCCCGGCCAGTGCTCGCGCTGCTGGAGCTGCTCAAGGATGACCCCGAGCTCTACGTGCGCCGCTCGGTGGCCAACAACCTCAACGACATCGGCAAGGACCACCCCGTGCTGCTCGTGGAAACCTGCGAGCGTTGGAGCAAGGGCGCCTCGCCCGAGCGTCAGTGGATCATCCGCCACGCCCTGCGCTCCGCGGTGAAGCGTGGAGAGCCTCGCGCCCTGGCCCTGCTGGGCTTCGAGGGTCCGGCCGCGCTCGAGGTCACCGCCACCTTCGATCCGAGCCGCGTGCGCCTGGGGCAGTCCGTGCAGGTACGGCTCCACGTGACCAACACATCCCTGGAGCGCCAGAAGGCCGTGGTGGATCTGGCCGTGCACTTCGTGAAGGCCAACGGCGCCTCCCGCCCCAAGGTCTTCAAGGGGCGTACGGTGGACCTGGCGCCCGGTGCCTCCGCCACGCTGGAAAAGACCGTGTCCCTCGCCGACCTCACCACGCGCCAACACTACAAGGGGGCTCACCGCGTCGATGTGCTCGTCAACGGAGCGGCCAATCCCGTGGGCGCCTTCGACGTCTCCTGA
- a CDS encoding sugar phosphate isomerase/epimerase family protein, producing MTEHPELLASYWTVAGGAEPHTDREYSPIDFRDRVSAAARAGFRGMGLWHADLTHSLKRYTLTEMKRILDDHGIVHVELEFLTDWFVDGERRVASDQTRRMLLTAAQALGARHLKVGDFLRTPCPMPGLIESFAGLCEDAAEHGTRVGFELMPFSTIDSLPRALELVTGANAPNGGIVLDLWHIVKLGIPYQAVAEFPVNSIFSIELNDGRLKSMPDLVEETTQYRNLCGEGEFDVRGFVDVMSAAGYRGPWGIEVLSKALRQLPIEEATRRAYDTTLAQFPGHR from the coding sequence ATGACCGAACATCCCGAGCTGTTGGCTTCCTATTGGACCGTCGCGGGCGGCGCCGAGCCACATACCGATCGCGAATACAGTCCCATCGATTTTCGTGACCGCGTATCGGCCGCCGCCAGGGCGGGCTTCCGCGGCATGGGCCTCTGGCACGCGGATCTCACGCATTCGTTGAAACGTTACACGCTGACCGAGATGAAACGGATTCTCGACGATCACGGCATCGTGCACGTCGAGCTCGAATTCCTGACCGACTGGTTCGTGGACGGCGAGCGGCGTGTGGCCTCCGACCAGACCCGGCGCATGCTGCTGACGGCCGCGCAGGCACTGGGCGCCCGTCACCTGAAGGTGGGTGACTTCCTGCGCACACCCTGCCCGATGCCAGGGTTGATCGAGAGCTTCGCCGGCCTGTGCGAGGACGCCGCCGAGCATGGCACGCGCGTCGGCTTCGAACTGATGCCTTTCTCCACCATCGACTCACTGCCCAGGGCGCTGGAGCTGGTGACCGGTGCCAACGCGCCGAACGGCGGCATCGTGTTGGATCTGTGGCACATCGTGAAGCTGGGCATCCCGTACCAGGCGGTCGCGGAGTTTCCCGTCAACTCCATCTTCAGCATCGAGCTCAACGATGGACGGTTGAAGTCCATGCCCGACCTCGTCGAGGAAACCACCCAGTACCGAAACCTCTGCGGCGAAGGCGAGTTCGATGTGCGAGGCTTCGTCGACGTCATGTCGGCGGCGGGGTATCGGGGCCCGTGGGGCATCGAGGTCTTGTCGAAGGCACTCCGGCAGCTCCCGATCGAGGAGGCGACCCGCCGCGCGTACGACACGACGTTGGCGCAGTTCCCAGGGCACCGATGA
- a CDS encoding TetR/AcrR family transcriptional regulator → MTKRMTREESRQQTRQRLLEAAARVFAERGFHATSVDQVAEAAGYTKGAVYANFSSKDELFLALLEQRSLRDVESWTSPDGGLLSLEDVLRGHEALLHAQPDEEATRWGLLTLEFYLYAMREPQARKQLARLYASVRERLKTLLAAHYEEQGQRPALRVDQLAWAVFGLSSGLSIQASLEPEAVPKELFRDVMRQILATSTDAVGTTPRAPRSAPSRKRR, encoded by the coding sequence GTGACGAAGCGGATGACGCGTGAGGAGAGTCGGCAACAGACGCGGCAGCGTCTGCTCGAGGCGGCCGCCCGGGTATTCGCCGAGCGCGGCTTCCACGCGACCTCGGTGGATCAGGTCGCGGAGGCCGCCGGGTACACGAAGGGCGCGGTGTACGCGAACTTCTCGAGCAAGGACGAGCTGTTCCTCGCCCTGCTCGAGCAGCGCTCCCTGCGGGACGTGGAGAGCTGGACTTCTCCCGACGGGGGCCTGCTCTCGCTCGAGGACGTGCTGCGCGGCCACGAGGCGCTGTTGCACGCCCAGCCGGATGAAGAGGCGACCCGCTGGGGCCTGCTGACGCTCGAGTTCTATCTCTATGCCATGCGCGAACCGCAGGCGCGGAAACAGCTCGCGCGGCTCTACGCTTCCGTGCGTGAGCGCCTGAAGACGCTACTCGCCGCCCACTACGAAGAGCAGGGCCAGAGACCCGCGCTCCGGGTCGATCAGCTCGCCTGGGCCGTGTTCGGCCTCTCCAGCGGGCTCAGCATCCAGGCCTCGCTCGAGCCCGAAGCCGTCCCGAAGGAGTTGTTCCGAGACGTGATGAGGCAAATCCTGGCCACCTCCACGGATGCCGTCGGCACCACCCCTCGGGCTCCGCGGAGCGCTCCCTCCAGGAAGCGGCGCTGA
- a CDS encoding peptidoglycan-binding domain-containing protein — MPCPEPSTLTGPPGRSGAALPFTSQHQGAYRALVSTGSKSWTERSSSRTAARRSCREPRVQPSLVARPGDEHRHERHAAEGALDGPTSTALQKAQKAHGLPATGVPDAKMVETLGLAPEDVFERRK, encoded by the coding sequence ATGCCCTGCCCCGAGCCCAGCACGCTCACGGGGCCCCCAGGGCGCTCCGGTGCCGCGCTTCCGTTCACGTCTCAACACCAGGGGGCGTACCGAGCGCTCGTATCGACCGGGTCGAAATCCTGGACGGAGAGATCCTCATCGAGGACCGCCGCGAGAAGGAGTTGCCGAGAACCTCGCGTCCAACCGTCCCTTGTCGCTCGGCCAGGCGACGAGCATCGCCATGAGCGCCACGCTGCGGAGGGGGCCCTCGATGGCCCGACGAGCACCGCGCTCCAGAAGGCCCAGAAGGCACATGGCCTGCCGGCCACGGGCGTCCCCGATGCGAAGATGGTGGAGACCCTGGGACTCGCACCGGAGGACGTGTTCGAACGACGGAAGTGA
- a CDS encoding VOC family protein: MTVRFNHTIIAAKDKVRSAQFLAELLGLPEPQPAGHFLAVKLDDGVTLDYIESDVEFPGQHYAFLVSDDVFDALIAKIRDRGIEHWADPRGHRRGEINTNDGGRGVYFQDPSGHYMEAITVPYGGW; encoded by the coding sequence ATGACCGTCCGTTTCAACCACACGATCATCGCCGCGAAGGACAAGGTGCGCTCCGCTCAGTTTCTCGCCGAGCTCCTCGGGCTCCCCGAGCCGCAACCCGCCGGGCACTTCCTGGCCGTCAAGCTGGATGACGGAGTAACGCTCGACTACATCGAATCCGACGTCGAATTCCCTGGCCAGCACTATGCGTTCCTCGTGTCGGACGACGTGTTCGACGCGCTGATCGCCAAGATCCGCGATCGGGGGATCGAGCACTGGGCCGACCCGCGCGGTCATCGCCGCGGAGAGATCAATACCAACGATGGGGGCCGCGGGGTCTACTTCCAGGATCCGTCGGGCCACTACATGGAGGCCATCACCGTCCCCTATGGGGGCTGGTGA
- a CDS encoding vWA domain-containing protein, whose product MKRFAGLSKLTLITLSVLAVLGAVFIVLGANVRGLFGASAAALSSGEGEEAMGSSRSSMLKRKSLVTFGSNEDDSGAPAGEDRFSTFAVDVDTASYALFRRYVSEGGMPPRESIRPEEWVNYFRYRYPSPEQGDFRVDLEGAPSPFTPGRHLVKVGLQGRTIAKSQRKPTHLVFLVDTSGSMGRPDKLPLAQNAMKLMVDGLNESDTVALVTYAGRVRDVLPPTPASERERLFTSVASGIPD is encoded by the coding sequence ATGAAACGATTCGCGGGCCTCTCGAAGCTCACGCTCATCACCCTGAGCGTCCTGGCTGTCCTTGGCGCCGTCTTCATCGTCCTCGGAGCCAATGTCCGCGGGCTCTTCGGTGCCAGCGCCGCCGCGCTTTCCAGCGGAGAGGGCGAGGAGGCCATGGGTTCGTCGCGGAGCTCGATGCTGAAGCGCAAGTCACTGGTGACCTTCGGATCGAATGAGGACGATTCCGGCGCCCCGGCGGGGGAGGATCGCTTCTCCACCTTCGCGGTGGACGTGGACACCGCCTCCTACGCGCTCTTCCGCCGCTATGTCTCCGAGGGCGGCATGCCGCCGCGCGAGTCCATCCGCCCGGAGGAGTGGGTGAACTACTTCCGCTACCGCTACCCCTCGCCCGAGCAGGGGGACTTCCGGGTGGACCTCGAGGGCGCGCCCTCGCCCTTCACCCCCGGCCGCCACCTCGTGAAGGTGGGTCTGCAGGGCCGCACCATCGCCAAGAGCCAGCGCAAGCCCACGCACCTCGTCTTCCTGGTGGACACCAGTGGCTCCATGGGCAGGCCGGACAAGCTGCCACTCGCCCAGAATGCGATGAAGTTGATGGTGGACGGGCTCAACGAGTCGGACACCGTGGCGCTCGTCACCTATGCCGGCAGGGTGCGCGACGTGCTGCCCCCCACCCCCGCCTCCGAGCGCGAGAGGCTCTTCACGTCCGTCGCCAGCGGAATCCCGGATTAA
- a CDS encoding ATP-dependent Clp protease ATP-binding subunit, which produces MVCENCRARPAVVFLKRRMADGHENTLSLCNHCASAVARGDGSMPFGLEGLLAQMMGSRPKRENILAQLSELAQQVLEHSARLTLEWGYDRIRIEHLLLALTQKVPEIRSALEEEGTDVDEYEVRLRQVMERREPLRAEGVGLSSGMKRVLQLARLQAVQLGQTFIGPEHLLLAIMAEGESFAAQFLSDIDPDELRTHLTGGGVSGTSGAAQSGRGADRLPPLLTRFTRDLTALAKAGELDPIIGREKEIERVIRILSRKKKNNPVLIGEPGVGKTAIAEGLAQRIIAGEVPEVIKDKKVLSLDLAGVIGGSKFRGEFEERFKGLMDEIRDLGGQVILFIDEVHTIVGAGAGEGSMDAANMLKPALARGELQCLGATTLDEHRKHIEKDSALERRFQPVMVAEPTPEQAIEILRGLRDSYEAHHRVKITDAALTAAVELADKYISDRFLPDKAIDLLDEAAAMVRLGAHTEPGRMKDMEERLTKKEKDKEAAVAGERYEEASRLKGEIEALRAELDGLRTQWQHAMGVTEPTVTPESIATVVSEWTGIPAKKLQQEESQRLLEMEQALRQRVVGQEEALRAISEAVRRARAGLKDPGRPIGSFIFLGPTGVGKTETARALADYLFNDENAMLRFDMSEYLERHTVSRLVGAPPGYVGYEDAGRLTEAVRRRPYSVLLFDEIEKAHPDVFNLLLQILDDGRLTDSRGRTVDFKNTVIIMTSNLGAEQLGLQKGTLGFQRPGEGVNVEDERVAATIMDALRGHFRPEFLNRIDEIIVFHSLNREQLNRIVDSMLASTRRKLHGQNITLEVRDAAKDELARRGFDPKYGARPLRRVIQRELETEFSRMLLRGDVHEGDRLLVDFADGRFSFQVEARVRAVEAPAPVH; this is translated from the coding sequence ATGGTCTGTGAGAACTGCCGGGCGAGGCCCGCGGTGGTGTTCCTCAAGCGGCGGATGGCCGATGGGCACGAGAACACCTTGAGTCTGTGCAACCACTGCGCGAGTGCCGTGGCCAGGGGCGACGGGTCCATGCCCTTCGGACTGGAGGGGCTGCTCGCGCAGATGATGGGCTCCCGGCCGAAGCGGGAGAACATCCTGGCCCAGCTGTCGGAGCTGGCGCAGCAGGTGCTGGAGCACTCGGCGCGGCTGACGCTGGAGTGGGGCTACGATCGCATCCGCATCGAGCACCTGCTGCTGGCGCTCACCCAGAAGGTCCCGGAGATCCGCTCGGCGCTCGAGGAGGAGGGCACGGACGTGGACGAGTACGAGGTCCGTCTGCGGCAGGTGATGGAGCGTCGGGAGCCGCTGCGTGCCGAGGGCGTGGGGTTGTCCTCGGGCATGAAGCGTGTGTTGCAGCTGGCGAGGCTCCAGGCGGTGCAGCTGGGACAGACCTTCATCGGCCCCGAGCACCTGCTGCTCGCCATCATGGCCGAGGGCGAGAGCTTCGCCGCCCAGTTCCTCTCCGACATCGACCCGGACGAGCTGCGCACGCACCTGACAGGAGGCGGTGTCTCCGGGACGTCAGGGGCCGCTCAGTCGGGCCGGGGCGCGGATCGGCTTCCGCCCCTCCTCACCCGCTTCACGAGGGACCTGACCGCGCTGGCGAAGGCGGGAGAGTTGGATCCCATCATCGGCCGCGAGAAGGAGATCGAGCGGGTCATCCGCATCCTGAGCCGCAAGAAGAAGAACAACCCGGTGCTCATCGGCGAGCCGGGCGTGGGCAAGACGGCCATCGCCGAGGGCCTCGCGCAGCGCATCATCGCGGGCGAGGTGCCGGAGGTGATCAAGGACAAGAAGGTGCTCTCGCTGGACCTGGCGGGCGTCATCGGCGGCTCGAAGTTCCGCGGTGAGTTCGAGGAGCGCTTCAAGGGGTTGATGGATGAGATTCGAGACCTCGGGGGCCAGGTCATCCTCTTCATCGACGAGGTGCACACCATCGTGGGGGCCGGCGCGGGCGAGGGCTCGATGGACGCCGCGAACATGCTCAAGCCGGCCCTGGCGCGCGGCGAGCTCCAGTGTCTGGGTGCCACCACGCTCGACGAGCACCGCAAGCACATCGAGAAGGACTCCGCCCTGGAGCGCCGCTTCCAACCGGTGATGGTGGCCGAGCCCACCCCGGAGCAGGCCATCGAGATCCTCCGGGGTCTGCGCGACTCATATGAGGCGCATCACCGGGTGAAGATCACCGACGCCGCGCTCACCGCCGCGGTGGAGCTGGCCGACAAGTACATCAGCGACCGCTTCCTGCCGGACAAGGCCATCGATCTGCTCGACGAGGCGGCGGCGATGGTGAGGCTGGGCGCGCACACCGAGCCGGGCCGCATGAAGGACATGGAGGAGCGGCTGACGAAGAAGGAGAAGGACAAGGAGGCCGCGGTGGCCGGCGAGCGCTACGAGGAGGCCTCGCGGCTCAAGGGAGAGATCGAGGCGTTGCGCGCGGAGCTGGACGGGCTGCGCACGCAGTGGCAGCACGCCATGGGGGTGACCGAGCCCACGGTGACGCCCGAGTCCATCGCCACGGTGGTGAGCGAGTGGACGGGGATTCCGGCGAAGAAGTTGCAGCAGGAGGAGTCGCAGCGGCTGCTGGAGATGGAGCAGGCGTTGCGTCAGCGCGTGGTGGGCCAGGAGGAGGCCCTGCGCGCCATCTCCGAGGCGGTACGCCGGGCACGCGCGGGGTTGAAGGATCCAGGGCGACCCATCGGCTCGTTCATCTTCCTGGGGCCCACGGGCGTGGGGAAGACGGAGACGGCGCGAGCGCTCGCCGACTACCTCTTCAACGACGAGAACGCGATGCTCCGCTTCGACATGTCCGAGTACCTGGAGCGGCACACGGTGAGCCGGCTCGTTGGCGCGCCTCCGGGCTACGTGGGCTACGAGGATGCGGGACGACTCACCGAGGCCGTGCGGCGGCGGCCCTACTCGGTGCTCCTGTTCGATGAAATCGAGAAGGCCCACCCGGACGTCTTCAACCTGCTCTTGCAGATACTGGACGACGGGCGGCTCACGGACTCACGCGGGCGCACGGTTGACTTCAAGAACACCGTCATCATCATGACGTCCAACCTGGGCGCCGAGCAGCTCGGACTCCAGAAGGGGACACTCGGGTTCCAGCGCCCCGGGGAGGGCGTGAACGTGGAGGACGAGCGGGTCGCCGCGACCATCATGGACGCGCTGCGCGGCCACTTCCGGCCCGAGTTCCTCAACCGCATCGACGAGATCATCGTCTTCCATTCGCTCAACCGCGAGCAGCTCAACCGCATCGTGGACTCGATGCTGGCGTCCACCCGGCGCAAGCTGCATGGGCAGAACATCACGCTGGAGGTTCGTGACGCGGCGAAGGACGAGCTGGCGCGGCGCGGGTTCGACCCGAAGTACGGCGCGAGGCCGCTGCGGCGGGTCATCCAGCGCGAGCTGGAGACGGAGTTCAGCCGGATGCTGCTGAGAGGGGATGTGCACGAGGGAGATCGGCTGCTCGTGGACTTCGCGGACGGGAGGTTCTCCTTCCAGGTAGAGGCCCGGGTCCGCGCTGTGGAGGCTCCGGCACCGGTGCATTGA
- a CDS encoding carbohydrate-binding protein — MSSQQAGGCGAFVLALCVSVPAAASAAEQLPYGANTFPGVIKAHDFDQGGEGVAYHDSDSINTHQHYRPGEAVDIGIRGSGTYEVRGVTGEWLEYTVDVPTGGRYEVSVNYSRASGTAQVTIGLDGAAPLPVTLPATGGHGTFHGYKVPTSFEVTPGRHVLRFTFAGGDVYLRQLSSARLPGRAFYLSRAGAGAKDGSSSSPTRAVRSSSRTTPRPRRA, encoded by the coding sequence ATGTCGAGTCAGCAAGCTGGTGGATGCGGGGCTTTCGTTCTGGCGTTGTGTGTCAGCGTTCCGGCGGCCGCGAGCGCCGCGGAGCAGCTGCCCTACGGAGCCAACACCTTTCCCGGCGTCATCAAGGCCCATGACTTCGACCAGGGAGGCGAGGGGGTCGCCTACCACGACTCGGACTCGATCAATACCCATCAGCACTACCGGCCTGGCGAGGCCGTGGACATCGGCATCCGGGGTTCGGGGACCTACGAGGTCCGGGGCGTGACGGGCGAGTGGCTCGAGTACACGGTGGATGTGCCCACGGGCGGCCGCTACGAGGTATCCGTCAACTATTCCCGAGCGAGCGGGACCGCCCAGGTCACGATCGGCCTGGATGGAGCGGCTCCCCTCCCCGTGACGCTCCCGGCCACGGGCGGGCACGGCACCTTCCATGGCTACAAGGTTCCCACGTCCTTCGAGGTCACCCCGGGCCGTCACGTCCTCCGGTTCACGTTCGCCGGTGGGGACGTCTACCTGCGGCAACTGTCCTCGGCCCGGCTTCCGGGACGCGCCTTCTACTTGAGCCGCGCCGGGGCAGGTGCGAAGGACGGGTCCAGTTCTTCGCCAACGAGGGCAGTGAGATCGTCCTCGAGAACAACACCACGCCCGCGGCGCGCGTGA